In one window of Carcharodon carcharias isolate sCarCar2 chromosome 14, sCarCar2.pri, whole genome shotgun sequence DNA:
- the abraa gene encoding actin-binding Rho-activating protein — MNTELRSSRPVSKAIKKFRCVSLVSNLTRNWQKWANDHSHKQKAEPQGWLPEGFKDEDSVEHNKQQRSVKVPQDKSQSTFNSGNVDSSKELNGSQGTESTIRTIQVTKTVGIRSTSGSNELVSFMADRFNQAVPDVAPKPFLGNRSPTRRRLCQNKASDISESWEKEGKDLFNSNSSVDSKGRSNGGEKRKEGSEEESKENDGVADRGKRMRSIPRAQVRAMEDLKKVWLRWAEDHIERQKTNPFSDDFDYDYAKGLRLKKGDQGYGQPKEGSKTAERGQRAQQHVQKEMKEMCFIIRNMGIEGRDGKTRVTFGELFDRYVTVSDKVVGILMRARKHGLLDFEGEMLWKGEHDDIVITLND, encoded by the coding sequence ATGAACACTGAGCTCAGGTCCTCAAGACCAGTCAGCAAAGCCATCAAGAAATTCAGGTGCGTCTCATTGGTGAGCAATTTGACCAGGAACTGGCAGAAATGGGCAAATGACCATTCGCACAAACAGAAAGCAGAGCCTCAAGGCTGGCTACCTGAGGGTTTTAAAGATGAGGATTCTGTCGAGCATAATAAGCAGCAAAGATCAGTAAAGGTGCCCCAAGATAAATCCCAAAGCACCTTCAACAGTGGAAACGTGGATTCCAGCAAGGAGCTAAATGGATCTCAAGGAACTGAATCGACCATCAGGACCATTCAAGTCACTAAAACAGTTGGCATCAGATCCACTTCAGGAAGCAATGAACTGGTGAGTTTCATGGCCGATCGGTTCAATCAGGCGGTGCCAGATGTGGCACCGAAACCATTTTTGGGCAACAGGTCACCAACCAGAAGGCGGTTATGTCAGAACAAGGCATCAGACATCTCAGAATCATGGGAGAAGGAAGGGAAAGATCTATTCAACTCCAACAGCAGTGTGGACAGCAAAGGCAGAAGCAATGGgggagagaaaaggaaagaggGAAGTGAGGAAGAGTCCAAGGAGAATGATGGGGTAGCTGACCGAGGGAAGAGGATGAGGTCAATCCCACGTGCCCAGGTGCGCGCAATGGAAGACCTGAAGAAGGTCTGGCTGAGGTGGGCTGAGGATCACATCGAGAGGCAAAAGACCAACCCTTTCAGTGATGACTTTGACTACGATTACGCCAAAGGCCTCCGATTGAAGAAGGGAGATCAAGGCTACGGGCAGCCGAAGGAGGGTTCCAAGACAGCGGAGAGAGGCCAGCGAGCTCAGCAACATGTCCAGAAAGAAATGAAGGAGATGTGCTTCATTATCAGGAACATGGGGATCGAGGGGAGGGATGGGAAGACCAGGGTTACCTTTGGTGAACTGTTTGACAGATATGTCACCGTCTCAGATAAAGTCGTTGGGATTTTGATGAGGGCTAGGAAACATGGACTGCTGGATTTTGAGGGTGAAATGTTATGGAAGGGAGAGCACGATGATATCGTTATTACTCTTAATGATTAA